A genome region from Manis pentadactyla isolate mManPen7 chromosome 5, mManPen7.hap1, whole genome shotgun sequence includes the following:
- the NFS1 gene encoding cysteine desulfurase isoform X2, translated as MLLRIAWRRAAAVLHAAPGRRSEAPTRGLRLRAVGHAPQSAVPSDTAPAPEAESVLRPLYMDVQATTPLDPRVLDAMLPYLVNYYGNPHSRTHAYGWESEAAMECARKQVASLIGADPREIIFTSGATESNNIAIKGVARFYRSRKKHLITTQTEHKCVLDSCRSLEAEGFQVTYLPVKKSGIIDLKELEAAIQPDTSLVSVMTVNNEIGVKQPIAEIGQICSSRKVYFHTDAAQAVGKIPLDVNDMKIDLMSISGHKIYGPKGVGAIYIRRRPRVRVEALQSGGGQERGMRSGTVPTPLVVGLGAACEVAQQEMEYDHRWISKLAERLTQKIMKSLPDVVMNGDPEHHYPGCINFSFAYVEGESLLMALKDVALSSGRFGIGRFTTEEEVDYTVEKCIHHVKRLREMSPLWEMVQDGIDLKSIKWTQH; from the exons ATGCTACTACGAATCGCTTGGAGGCGGGCGGCCGCGGTCTTGCACGCTGCTCCCGGGCGGAGGTCCGAGGCTCCCACTCGGGGGCTGCGCCTGCGCG CTGTAGGCCATGCTCCCCAGTCTGCTGTTCCCTCAGATACAGCCCCTGCTCCGGAGGCCGAGTCAGTACTGAGACCTCTGTATATGGATGTGCAAGCTACGACTCCTCTG GACCCTCGGGTGCTGGATGCCATGCTCCCTTACCTAGTCAACTATTATGGGAACCCACACTCCCGGACACATGCTTATGGCTGGGAGAGTGAGGCAGCCATGGAATGTGCTCGCAAG CAAGTAGCATCTCTGATTGGGGCTGATCCTCGTGAGATCATTTTCACTAGTGGTGCTACAGAATCAAACAACATAGCAATTAAG GGGGTGGCCAGGTTCTATAGATCACGGAAAAAGCACTTGATCACCACCCAGACAGAACATAAATGTGTCTTGGATTCCTGCCGTTCACTGGAAGCTGAGGGCTTTCAGGTCACCTACCTCCCAGTAAAGAAGAGTGGCATCATCGACCTGAAG GAACTAGAGGCCGCCATCCAGCCAGATACCAGCCTGGTCTCAGTCATGACTGTCAACAATGAGATTGGAGTGAAGCAGCCCATCGCAGAAATAG GTCAGATTTGCAGTTCCAGAAAGGTATATTTCCATACCGATGCAGCCCAAGCTGTTGGAAAAATCCCACTTGACGTCAACGACATGAAAATTGATCTCATGAGCATCAGTGGTCATAAAATCTATGGTCCCAAAG GTGTTGGTGCCATCTACATTCGCCGCCGGCCCCGCGTGCGTGTGGAGGCTCTGCAGAGTGGAGGCGGGCAGGAGCGGGGTATGCGGTCTGGGACAGTGCCCACGCCCTtggtggtggggctgggggctgcgtGTGAGGTGGCACAGCAAGAGATGGAG TACGACCACAGGTGGATCTCAAAGTTAGCGGAGCGGCTGACACAGAAGATAATGAAGAGCCTTCCAGATGTGGTGATGAATGGGGACCCTGAGCACCATTACCCAG GCTGTatcaacttttcctttgcatatgTGGAAGGGGAGAGTCTGCTGATGGCCCTCAAGGATGTTGCCTTATCCTCAGGGAG ATTTGGTATTGGCCGTTTCACTACAGAAGAGGAAGTGGACTACACAGTGGAGAAGTGCATTCACCATGTGAAGCGTCTTCGGGAAATGAG CCCTCTCTGGGAGATGGTGCAGGATGGCATTGACCTCAAAAGTATCAAGTGGACCCAACACTAG
- the ROMO1 gene encoding reactive oxygen species modulator 1 isoform X2 yields MAGARNPQTEEPAALNRLPEVRLRAPEAIPRAASALRLVFCVDVDLGDRGRERGEVGARRCRDPNTRRVKMPVAVGPYGQSQPSCFDRMKMGFVMGCAVGMAAGALFGTFSCLSPLTSETDSPPPET; encoded by the exons ATGGCTGGTGCTAGAAACCCCCAGACCGAAGAACCTGCAGCGCTCAACCGGCTCCCGGAAGTACGGCTCCGCGCCCCGGAAGCTATTCCTCGAGCCGCAAGCGCGCTCCGCCTCGTATTCTGTGTAGACGTAGATCTGGGCGACCGAGGCCGCGAGCGAGGTGAGGTGGGGGCTCGGAGGTGCAGGGACCCGAACACAAGGAGGGTGAAG ATGCCGGTGGCCGTGGGTCCCTACGGGCAGTCGCAGCCAAGCTGCTTCGACCGCATGAAGATGGGCTTTGTGATGGGCTGTGCCGTGGGCATGGCGGCCGGGGCGCTCTTCGGCACTTTTTCCTGTCTCAG CCCTCTAACCAGCGAGACTGATTCTCCTCCACCTGAAACCTGA
- the NFS1 gene encoding cysteine desulfurase isoform X1: MLLRIAWRRAAAVLHAAPGRRSEAPTRGLRLRAVGHAPQSAVPSDTAPAPEAESVLRPLYMDVQATTPLDPRVLDAMLPYLVNYYGNPHSRTHAYGWESEAAMECARKQVASLIGADPREIIFTSGATESNNIAIKGVARFYRSRKKHLITTQTEHKCVLDSCRSLEAEGFQVTYLPVKKSGIIDLKELEAAIQPDTSLVSVMTVNNEIGVKQPIAEIGQICSSRKVYFHTDAAQAVGKIPLDVNDMKIDLMSISGHKIYGPKGVGAIYIRRRPRVRVEALQSGGGQERGMRSGTVPTPLVVGLGAACEVAQQEMEYDHRWISKLAERLTQKIMKSLPDVVMNGDPEHHYPGCINFSFAYVEGESLLMALKDVALSSGSACTSASLEPSYVLRAIGTDEDLAHSSIRFGIGRFTTEEEVDYTVEKCIHHVKRLREMSPLWEMVQDGIDLKSIKWTQH; the protein is encoded by the exons ATGCTACTACGAATCGCTTGGAGGCGGGCGGCCGCGGTCTTGCACGCTGCTCCCGGGCGGAGGTCCGAGGCTCCCACTCGGGGGCTGCGCCTGCGCG CTGTAGGCCATGCTCCCCAGTCTGCTGTTCCCTCAGATACAGCCCCTGCTCCGGAGGCCGAGTCAGTACTGAGACCTCTGTATATGGATGTGCAAGCTACGACTCCTCTG GACCCTCGGGTGCTGGATGCCATGCTCCCTTACCTAGTCAACTATTATGGGAACCCACACTCCCGGACACATGCTTATGGCTGGGAGAGTGAGGCAGCCATGGAATGTGCTCGCAAG CAAGTAGCATCTCTGATTGGGGCTGATCCTCGTGAGATCATTTTCACTAGTGGTGCTACAGAATCAAACAACATAGCAATTAAG GGGGTGGCCAGGTTCTATAGATCACGGAAAAAGCACTTGATCACCACCCAGACAGAACATAAATGTGTCTTGGATTCCTGCCGTTCACTGGAAGCTGAGGGCTTTCAGGTCACCTACCTCCCAGTAAAGAAGAGTGGCATCATCGACCTGAAG GAACTAGAGGCCGCCATCCAGCCAGATACCAGCCTGGTCTCAGTCATGACTGTCAACAATGAGATTGGAGTGAAGCAGCCCATCGCAGAAATAG GTCAGATTTGCAGTTCCAGAAAGGTATATTTCCATACCGATGCAGCCCAAGCTGTTGGAAAAATCCCACTTGACGTCAACGACATGAAAATTGATCTCATGAGCATCAGTGGTCATAAAATCTATGGTCCCAAAG GTGTTGGTGCCATCTACATTCGCCGCCGGCCCCGCGTGCGTGTGGAGGCTCTGCAGAGTGGAGGCGGGCAGGAGCGGGGTATGCGGTCTGGGACAGTGCCCACGCCCTtggtggtggggctgggggctgcgtGTGAGGTGGCACAGCAAGAGATGGAG TACGACCACAGGTGGATCTCAAAGTTAGCGGAGCGGCTGACACAGAAGATAATGAAGAGCCTTCCAGATGTGGTGATGAATGGGGACCCTGAGCACCATTACCCAG GCTGTatcaacttttcctttgcatatgTGGAAGGGGAGAGTCTGCTGATGGCCCTCAAGGATGTTGCCTTATCCTCAGGGAG TGCTTGCACATCTGCATCCCTTGAGCCTTCTTATGTCCTTCGAGCAATTGGCACTGATGAGGATTTAGCTCACTCTTCTATCAG ATTTGGTATTGGCCGTTTCACTACAGAAGAGGAAGTGGACTACACAGTGGAGAAGTGCATTCACCATGTGAAGCGTCTTCGGGAAATGAG CCCTCTCTGGGAGATGGTGCAGGATGGCATTGACCTCAAAAGTATCAAGTGGACCCAACACTAG
- the ROMO1 gene encoding reactive oxygen species modulator 1 isoform X1, with amino-acid sequence MPVAVGPYGQSQPSCFDRMKMGFVMGCAVGMAAGALFGTFSCLRIGMRGRELMGGIGKTMMQSGGTFGTFMAIGMGIRC; translated from the exons ATGCCGGTGGCCGTGGGTCCCTACGGGCAGTCGCAGCCAAGCTGCTTCGACCGCATGAAGATGGGCTTTGTGATGGGCTGTGCCGTGGGCATGGCGGCCGGGGCGCTCTTCGGCACTTTTTCCTGTCTCAG GATTGGAATGCGGGGTCGGGAGCTGATGGGCGGCATCGGGAAAACCATGATGCAGAGTGGCGGCACCTTTGGTACATTCATGGCCATCGGGATGGGCATCCGATGCTAA